In the Channa argus isolate prfri chromosome 19, Channa argus male v1.0, whole genome shotgun sequence genome, AGTGTCTAAGCCTGTTGCAATTTTGAGCCGTGGCCAACAGCTCATACGTCGGATTCTGCGATGAACTATGAGCTGTGCAAAGACACCAACTAGTGACAATATCACAAAATACAATACAGAGAATCTCCATGGTTTTATTGCAGCTGGAAACATCAAACAGTTCAAAGGTTACAGTAATATTTGTTAAGCCACAGAGAACTGAGTTATCCACCGACATGTAGGCAGAGCAGTTTTTTCTAGTTTATGTTGCACATTCAAATGCTGCAGCCCACTGACATTAATCATCACAATATAAATATCAGggtacagacacaaacacattatgcCTGCTAGTAATACTCcatcataatttattataatttattcacattcaAATATTCCAAACCTAAAAAAACGAGCCATATCAACAACACTGCTTTCTAGTTTCCTGCAGCGGTAGGAAGTAAGAATACAAGTACTTTGTTAGTGTACTCAAGTACATGTTTCACGTATTTGTACTTTAGCTTAATTAAAGTAGCTTTAATTATGGCTTTGACTTTTACTGCACTAAATCCAAAGGCAAATGTCTACACTTTTTACTCCCAAAATTCAAAGTTGCGTTACGTAAACACGTATCAAGTTACTTTACACTACACTCAAATTAaaccatttttccatttttttaagaaaatgaatcAGTAGCGAGACAGTAATCGTTTCACTTAACCAGGTGCAGGCAGGTATAGTGTTAATCCCTCCTTCCATGGccttatttaaaatacttttttgacaTATTTGGAGTAATCAAAGTGGGCCGCTACGCAGTAATTGTGCTTGTTGGATGTTACTgtcaaaatgtaatgaaaaataaaacagaaaacgcATCAGATAATATAACTGAAACTgcttcaacccatcatttatgtcagTTGCCATTAACTAAAGTGTCATAATGAAATGTTATAATTGCAGAGACAGATGCTGATCTCACAAGAAGTGTCTCCTCTCAGGGACAAACAGTGGGCACATGGGAAATGACACTGAGAGCATCACCCTGGCTGTCAACATCATCTTTACGGTGGAAAGTACAGGACTCAATAATGACATTTTGTAATCATACAAATCATACAattattacaatataataattttaataagcTGGTGGTGTCTTCCTGctgattattgttttgttttgtaatttctgtgtattaaaaaaaaaactcttaataGAAGGTAATGTTGAAAGTCACTTTATTCAAGCCTCACTGAATAAATCcaaaaatatgtacattttagctacaaagtttaattttaattacagatttttttatccTGTTCCCATATTCCAACCAATGAACTTTGATGTGGACGGTGATGGATTTGCCGAATACGGAGTCACTCATGAGGGTCAAGGGTCCAATCCTCGAGTCCACATCTCAAAACGGTCTTAAGCCAGgtactgaaccccaagttaccTTATGTAagctgctttggataaaatcaaaatgtaaatgtgaaggtGTGTCTCTGTGGGACAGACAGTTAGTTACATTGCTCAATATTATAGCAACAATTACACTCATAAtgacacactgatgtacttggagcagtttttttcttattcagatGTAACAACATAGTCTGAGGCCACTTATAGAACAATTTAGTTTGCATTTTGAATTACTGGGTCACTTGGCACAAAGAACATTCTCTTTAAATTGTTGTcaattttacttaaatacttACATATTGTCCTCTCAGGTTTGTCCTACAGAGTAGCCTGTTGTCCTTTAAAGATGGGGAACTTGGTTTGAACTTCAGTCCATGTCAAGGTGCCAACACCAGGTGCTGTCTCAAACTATCCCAGGTAACTCGGTGAACTGCAATTTGTTTTGTCATATAAAACCTCTGCTCTGATCGGCCTCATTTAGTCTCAGTCTGGTTTGACGCAtccaataataaataacaacatcttcttaaattgtttaattcttgacatgacagaaacaaacactaCAATTCATTAAGGACTGTTGGATTAGGACAATAGAAGGATGTATGGGTTCCTTCAACAGCTTTTCAGCAGGAACGTTGAGCACAGCCCACAATCTCAATCCAGCCCTCAgagaaactaaaattaaaatacaaaaattaataaaataagtaCATGTTTGGGAGCCCAACAgatacatttgtttctgttatttttaacaGCTAAGCTTGTAGGtgagaataaaatagaaaaatttaCATAGGATTTCTAAGCATAGGATCATTTTCCATGTTCTGACAAAAGTGCACTTTACCTTTGGACAGTCCCACTTTAACCAGGTTCCAATGAAGTAACCTGGCACTGAATTGTTGATCTGTCCCTGCACAGGACAGACATGGTTTAAGGATGTCATTATAATTTAAGtttactgaaaaactgaaaacattaagCGTTATGTTGTAACATTCATTGATTTGATGaagtattaaaacaaacaattctgTTAACCCACTTACTTGTTTCCCACCTCTAAAAACATATGCAGTGTTTGAATATGAGCTGATCAGCAGACAAACTTATCCATTAAATAAAGCTACCCAACAGAGCAAGGAGAGACCTCATTCCTGAAGGAGTTTCTGATCTGGCAGCTCCAAATAATGTAATTTCCCCTGGTTGAACTCCAACATGCCCTGAGCTGTTTCAAGCCTCAGATACACCGCACACAAACAATTAGCTTACACAGTTTCAATACAGCAAGACAGCTGTAATTTTGTGCTGATCAGTACCTTTGCGGGCCAGTGGATGTCCATAACATCGGGGGAAAGGAGATTGGAGGTGTGAGGTCATTTCCTGTGGAGGGAGACCTGACATTGTATTTCTCAGAGAGATCAGCCAGCTCCTGATTGGTGTAGATATCCATCTGAAACAAGGAGAGTGGATATTATTATTTCTCTACCAGCAGGGGTCAACATTTCCCTCaagatttgttgttgcttctgtGTATGAAATCCAGATTGTGAATGTGTAGAAAAGATGTTTTACACCTTCCATCTTATTCACCTTCACCCCTGAGAATTTCTTATcttacattagcttttgtttatGGTCTGTGAGGAAACAAACATTCATTTAGATGCTGTTATATAGTGATTCAGTCCAACGTTATGTTTGAAAGAAATAATGATGTCTGCATTCAGAGAAATATATACACCACATTCATTAATCTTTCTGATTAATGATTACAGTGTTTCTTTGTGCAGCAGTCTGAAAATGCCATGTGGTGTGAAAAACCCACTAAAAAACACAACCTATAGGTTAAAAAAACCAAgtaaaaagtgacaaaagcaCCTAGAAACAATGTAATGATTGGTTGGTAGCTACTTGTAGCTCATGGGTCAGCATGGTGCAGTCAGTGTCCTGGATCTGCTTCTCCTAGAAACAAGAATGgtttataaatgtattgttcATACTGCAATAAAAAAGGACATACAAGCACAGCCTATAGTTTCAAGTACAAAGTTTATGTGCAGAGTTTGAACTAAAATGATTGTACATCCTGTAGTTAAAGAAAGATATGTGTGACAATAAACCttttactaataaaaaaagtatctttttaaaatttaattcatATGTAGATTTACCACTCAATGTAAAGAAAACGGGAAACAAAATCTATTTCAGTGCATATGAAACCTGATACAAATGCATTATCCATTAACTATCGTTTTTACATTAGGTTAATGTTTCTTCCATCTTGACTCATTTATCCTTTTGCAGTGTGAATCTGATCTGAATGAAGCCGTTTTCTTTACTTCCCCAAGCTTTTTTTGTGCACGGAAAGGGAGGCGCTTCTTCACAAATACGAATCTGCACCTTTGTTGTCTGAAATAAGGGCTTCTTGTTGTGTCATCCAGGAAACTCATACAAAGCTAAATTTAAATGCACCTGCTCCCAATTACTGTAGTGTGTGTATAAGGTGCAACCATCACACTAGTAACTGCAtgatacactgttgcccataaagttggaataatttttttttacctctctcTCATAAAATTTTAGAGACactgttatttattattgttaaagtgtatatcttctcaaagTTTTTTGATCAATCTCCTCCAAACATATCACggtgaaaattaaaacaccattaccctttgcaaaaaagagaaatatgtcCATCTTTATGGGGAACGGTGATGCCCATAAAGATCTGAACTAACATGCAACATTATTCCAGGTCTCTGGTAAATCTGTAGTCACTTATTGTGGTGGTGGTTTCTCATAAGAGaaattatctaaaaaaaataaataaataaaagtaaaatagtgTACATACTTTTCTTGCTGGATGCTGCCAGCAGACCATGTTACAGGAGGATGTCTTTTGCTCAGGGCTTCCCATTGATCTGATACCAGCTAGTGGCTACACCTAGCAATCAGCACTATGGTGCAGCTTTGATCATGCACCAGTTTATCAGGACATGTACCACATTAAAACAAtcttcatacattttttaaagctttttattaaatgctcAGGCTTTAACTCTAGTCCCTCTTTTAATTACACTATGGtgaaaaaacagctttatttaacCTGAGCTTGTGATAATACTTTGATTATTACTAAAAGGTGGAACCAAAGAGAGAATCCACAGTTAGTGGTTATATGATACtcaggtttgaaaaaaaaacaaaaaaaaaaacaacaacattagaGGTGCTTGCCAATGTCCAGTAAGTGCTGGCTGTTTTATTGAAATTGCTGAATATCTCAATCCAATCTGCCTGAAAATTGGAATGGTGGAAGCCTCCTTCCACTGACAATGACCTGATTACGTTTCTTcccttttaaaatatattgacatagtcataaatggatgaaaagtTGCTTATCAAAAAAACAACGGTCCTGTGCAAGCTTTTCCACAACTGTTAAATATGATGATTACATGACATTTTTAGTGATTGCAGTGGTGTAGAACGCAAGGTTGGCTTGGTGCACCACTGTAGCCTATCACAAATGCAGTTGCAATACTCCTCCTGGTGGTGCATAAGTAAGAagtctctgtgttttcattgaGTGGCTGGCAGAGGGTCAGCTTTACTCTTCAGGTGTGTCCTTCTTGCTGGTCTCCTGCCCTTCAAAGATGGGGTACTTGGTCTCCACTTCCGCCCAGGTCAATATTCCATTGGCCAAATCACGAACAATCGCAGGTAACTCGCTGAcctgaggagagagaaagggtgTTTACTCAAATGTGTTAAGTGGGTGAAATTACACATGCAATGCGGCCGTTACAACACTTATATGCAGCAGTCTTATACACAAAATAACAGgcaatgtttttatgcagaTCTATAATGTGTTGCTACACCTTTCTACAGTACCACAGTATACACTTAGTAACACACATTTTGCCAGCACtaacccacacatacacacacacacacaaacacactaaacaaaaacaagggaTGTACCTCTGCTCTGATTTGCCTCATGGAGTCTCGGTCTCTCAGAGTGGCTGTGTGAGGAGATttgttcacagtgtcaaagtcAATTGTGATACCAAACGCCACTCCGATCTCATCTGTCCTGGCATAGCGTCTTCCAATGGATCCTGAAGAGTCATCAACTTTGTGAGACACGCCATTTTTGGTCATTGCCTCAGCTGACAAACCAATAAGAGGAAAAATAGATAGGTTAACACTGTTGAACATTTCTCCTCTTCAGACAAAAATAGAATATTTGTGATATGATTATGTGGGTACGTACATAATTCCTTTACGAAGGGCACGAATTCCTGGTTCTGACTCAGAGGCAGGACGGAACATTTGTATGGAGCTACAGTTGCAGGAAAAGTGAAGTACTGTTGGAGAAATACAGTGCGTTAATTTCACAAACAGTTAAGTTTCGACAGTGGATGATACAGGCTACACAAGGATACAAGGATTTTGTGATTTTAGCAAACGAGTACGGAACTTAAGGGACAATTGTTTTTTCACTACATCCCAGGTTTGATGTCTGACTAACTTAAGACCAAGTGACTCTCAGTTTCACTAATACTTTCAGATATAGCAGCTACAGAGTGACAGGAAGTCATTAAGCCAGACAATGAACACaacatgtttttgctttgttaagGCCAAACTCACTTTTATTTCTCACTGTATTTGGACAAAAACCCATTCAGTTTGACAACCATTAGAACTGGTAAATTTGGGTTAAACGGCACTGCAATTATCACCACTCAggcttttactgtgaaacacCTTCAGATTTGTAACATGCACAAAGGTGTTAAATTAGTTCTGCATGCATAATTTGCTTGGGAAAACAATATTCCAAATGACAGCTAACACAATACATGGCATTTTCCAGGCGCAATAATTATACACAGTATTAACCACATCCAGGATACAGCGGTGCGGCTGATAAACATGGCGTTCTTACCGTTCTTTGTTCATCACCTTCTCTGATCTGGAATGTGTGCTCAAAGATGGTGTACATGATCCTACCAATCCCAAAGGAAGGTTCAATCACATTTGGAACAACTTCCTCCACTGTGGGCatcagagacagacaaaagtTGTGTGTTACAcatgttgtcagtgttttccCCAACATTATCTGTATCATGTCCTAATACATGACTCTCACCGTGCAGAGTCTTCTGGAATCGCTTCACACTGACCATGTCCTTAGTGAGTTTGAATGTCTTGCCTTCAGTCTCGATGGTGAACTCTCTATGGAGTGAATACAAACATGTTGGCTGTTTTGAAAATTGCAACACCCGTGTTGCAGGTGTCCATACTGGCCCAAATGACTCACCCAGTCTCGTTAAGCAGCTGCTCCTGCTCTGTAATGAAGCATTCGTCGCACGCAGACAAATACTCCATGGCTATCTTGGCGTCCTTCTTATACGCCTTCCCCATGGTTCCTTTGTTGGGTTCAAATTGGACGACATTTACAACTTTGTGTGGAGAAGTTAAGAAGAACGACAAGACACCCAAGTACTCAGAATTTCTTAGACGTTTGAAGGATTTGACTTTTTTGCAGCATTCAGGCTGCTGCAGTTGAAGGATATGGGTTCTTTAAGAAGCTTCTCAGCAACCAGAGGGACCTTTGTGGCTCGTGCATGGCACTTTAGATCATAGCAAGACCGGTCAGCACACCCTACAATTTCAATCCAGCCCTGCAAGTGATAAATATTACTGTTAACGTGTTCAAAGTCCCCTCATATGACATTGCATCTATTGAGCCTTAAGGAAAAACTGCAACAAGACATACATAGGAGGTTTTGGCTTCAGCATCCCAACAGTCGCAGGCATAGTGAGCCATCTCATTGTCCATGTGCTGTCGGAAACGCAGCTTGTCTTTGGCAATACCAACTTTAGTTAGGTAGAGGTAGATCCTACCGATGAAATATCCTAGGACGGAGTTGTTGATCACTCCCTGCATAAGACAAATACAGGgataaaatgcaattttgttCCTTCCCAAAGCAAGAATGTTGGTTCTGGATTTAGGTAttggtttgtttattattgacaGACCttgtattaaaattatttttgccaaatcttttatttttgttaaaacccCTTTTAACATTTCGTACAGGATTTCAGcactgaactgtttttttttttttatcattgtgaTAATGTGCAAATTCAAAAGTGGAATCCTAGTTAGAAAGCAATTTTCTTAATGCTCTTACTGggtgaaatgtgtttgcatcAAAACTACGCTCTATTGCCAACTTGTGCTTCCTACCTGCTCCACAGCATCTCCCAACCTCATGATATGTGCAGACTGCCCGCTGGTCTGGGCTTTGGAGGAGTATAACATGAGGTCCAGGTCGGCTACATTGGAGAATTTAGGGTGGACCTTCTCATTTGGGTCCACAAAGTGCTCAATCTCAGCCATGGTGAACTCTCTGCATGAAGAGTGGTCATATTCCTCTTTACTTTCTCAAatcctaaataaaaatatgtagaaTGGGTGAGTTTGAGGTTTACTCACCTAACACGAATGAGTCCAGAGCGAGGAGAGATTTCGTTCCTGAAGGAGTTTCCAATCTGAGCAGCAGCAAAGGGCAGTTTTCCCTGGTTAAACTCCAGAAGGCGTTTGAAGTTGAGGAAGATTCCCTGAGCTGTTTCAGGCCTCAGATAGCTGCAAACGTAGAGTTTTTTCTAATTACCCGACAGTTACAGACATCTGAGTGAATCAAAGAAATTTTCCTCTGTGCTTTTTACCCTGGCATATTCCCCCCTGGTCCAATGGACGTCTGAAACATCAGGTTGAAGGAGACGGGAGGTGTGAGGTCATTTCCTGTGGTTGGTGACTTGACGTTGTATTTTACAAAGAGGTCGGACAGTTCCTGCTGGGTGTAGTTATCCATCTGTAaataatattagaaaaaaacaattgaatcgtTTGTAGTTTTGTCAGCAAAGGCTTTTCTGCACAATCCGTCCCTTTCGCTCAGTTGTCTCTGACCTGAGTGATGACTCCCTCCATCTCaacctttttctctgctgtACACTTTTTATCAGACATCAGCTTCTGGAGATGAGCTGCAGGTCAGGGAAAACCATATGTAAAACTACTTGACacacaaaagcataaaacatCCCTATTGCACATTGAGAACATGATGCTTTT is a window encoding:
- the gars1 gene encoding glycine--tRNA ligase, which gives rise to MLLRSAASALLRTSAESFSFCPVSTVRLFRQSLCYPPRNRPLSTSVCLCKKKQKSLWLQLAEGQTMDGNIEEILAPLRLAVKEQGDLVRQMKQDGAPDVDITKAVAELKARKRFLENKELSLQPKDDIVDRTKMEDTLKRRFFYDQAFAIYGGVSGLYDFGPVGCALKNNILQAWRQHFIQEEQILEIDCTMLTPEPVLKTSGHVDKFADYMVKDVKNGECFRADHLLKAHLQKLMSDKKCTAEKKVEMEGVITQMDNYTQQELSDLFVKYNVKSPTTGNDLTPPVSFNLMFQTSIGPGGNMPGYLRPETAQGIFLNFKRLLEFNQGKLPFAAAQIGNSFRNEISPRSGLIRVREFTMAEIEHFVDPNEKVHPKFSNVADLDLMLYSSKAQTSGQSAHIMRLGDAVEQGVINNSVLGYFIGRIYLYLTKVGIAKDKLRFRQHMDNEMAHYACDCWDAEAKTSYGWIEIVGCADRSCYDLKCHARATKVPLVAEKLLKEPKVVNVVQFEPNKGTMGKAYKKDAKIAMEYLSACDECFITEQEQLLNETGEFTIETEGKTFKLTKDMVSVKRFQKTLHVEEVVPNVIEPSFGIGRIMYTIFEHTFQIREGDEQRTYFTFPATVAPYKCSVLPLSQNQEFVPFVKELSEAMTKNGVSHKVDDSSGSIGRRYARTDEIGVAFGITIDFDTVNKSPHTATLRDRDSMRQIRAEVSELPAIVRDLANGILTWAEVETKYPIFEGQETSKKDTPEE